The Bacillus sp. B-jedd sequence AGAGATACTATTCCTAAAAATAGGATGTTTAAGGAGGCGGAATCAATGCCGGTGTCTTTACTCATTTTCAGGCTTTTCCTTTCGTTTGTTGTCTTGATGGCATTTACAAGATTGATGGGCAGAAAAGAAATCTCTCAAATGACATTTTTCAACTTTGTTTCAGCTATATCAATTGGTACGATCGGAGCTTCACTTGCCATTGATCCCACCATAAGTATACGGAACGGGGTAATCGCCCTTTCCGCTTGGACTCTTTTTACAATTACAATAGGCTTACTGGATATGAAATCAAAAACCGCCCGTACCATTTTCGAAGGAAAACCAGTGATAGTCATTAAAAAAGGGGACGTTATAGAGGAAGAATTATTGAAGGCCCGTCTGGACATGGATGCATTAATCGCACTTCTTCGCAAAAAAAATGTATTCTCGCTAGCGGAGGTTGACTATGCCATTTTTGAAACTGATGGAACATTGTCAGTTCTGAAAAAAGAAGAAAAGCACCCAGTTACAAAAAGCGATATGAACATGGGGAAGAAATCTCACGCTAAATTCCCAATAGCCACCGCAGTTGTTTCTGATGGCCAGATCCTTCAGGAGAACCTAAAGAATTTGAATCTTGACAAGGAATGGCTTAATCAACAAATTCAGTCTGCGGGCAGCAGGCCGGAAGATGTATTTTATGCCGAAGTTCAAAAAGACGGCACTCTTTATATTGATTATAAAGATGATTCTCCTCAGCAAATCCATTAACTTTTAAATATTATTAAAACTGCTTATTAACAGGTCTCATCTATTGATTTACTTGACTCCTCGCTTGATTCTTCGCTTGATTCCTCCCCTGGCTCCTCATCCAACTCTTGATTGTCTCCGGATTCTTCCTCCTCTAATTCAGGAGGGGGATTGACTCCGTATGTAGCACCGATATTCAATTGACCTCCGAGCTCTTTTATTCCCAACTGGGCAATTTCGTTATGGACTTCATATTTTTCGACAATCACTTTTTCTATTTTATATTCGTGGAAAATCACAGGAGGAACTCTCTGAATTTGATGTTCCTGATGTTCATCCTGGTCCTCAGTAATATTAACTTGGTCCCTGCTCCTTTCCTCATTAGCCAGGATTCTATCATCATTAGTCCGAATTCTTTCCTCCTGGAGTGCCAGCTGCTCCCGCAATTCAGTTACTAACTCTTCCAGTCTATCCAGCCTGCCCACATCAACAGAAGGAACAGCTACTGGTTGTACTGTTTTTGGTTTCTGTCTAACTTTCCTTTGAAATTCCGCTTTTAGCCCAGTGACCTCGTCGTTTAACCTGGATAATTCATTAAAAAAAGGAGTTATTTCCTTAAAGAATAAAGCACGGACGGAGGCTTCTGACATATTCTCTTCTTTTCGTATGACTTTATTGGCCTTTAAAGGTTGGTCTGACCGGTCTTTTCTTTTCAAAACCTGGTTCAGTTCATTTTCCATCCGAAGAATTCGCTTCAGGTGCACCTCAATCGAACTAAGCCTCTTGACACTCTGTTCTAAAGCGGCAATTTTATTTTTCAATGATTCATTTTCCTTATTATTGTTGAATAGTCCTTTAATAGGCAAATAGTACACCTCACTTTACTAGCACATTTATTTTGACAAAAAGGACCTTTTGGGAGGGATTAATAATGGTTTTTAAAAGCACAAATATCTTCATACACAATGTAAAAATCAATGTGATGGAAAATGGTGCAATAGTCTCCTTAACAAGAACTAGACAAGTCAGGAAGGCGAATCATTATAAAGAGTCTTTCGGCTTTGGCGTTCAGGGAGGGGACGGGGTCACCTTGCTGGGCGAAACCAGCATGGTGAATGACCCGGACATGGTGGACCACAATTCAATAAAAGAAAATCGGCCCTTTACTTTATAGGGATTTTTTTCTCTGGAGAGCCGTGTACTTCATAAACGATCGTCAGAACTCCATTTTGAAACAAAGCTTCAACCCTATTTTCTTTAGCGCTTCTTGGCAGGGCGATAACCCTCTCGAATTCGCCGAACTTCATTTCTTTTTGCACTTCCTTGTAACCGATAAAGGGGCTCGTGATTTTTCCTCTAATCACAAGCCGGTCCCCCTGGAGGGCGAGAGATACATCTTCCCTTTGGATGCCGGGCAGTGCTGCGAGCACGTAAATTTTGTCTTCGGATTCATATATATCAACCTGCGGGAAGGCCCCTTCGCTGCCATTCCCCATATCGTTAAAACCAGTAAAGAAAGAATTTGAGTTCATATGTTCTTTTGCAAAATTTTCATCGAAAATCTGGCCCCAGAAATTCCCGCCCTGAACCTTTTGGGCAATGTCCATCCATTTTTTCAACTTGTCAATATCCACTATGAACCCTCCTTCAACTCATATTCATATGGATATGAGCATATATTTAGTTTCAAAAAGGGGGGAATCCTTTGGCTGCACCTGCTATTAATATTAATATTTATATGATTAAAATAAATTCCTTTGAAAATGCCTCTGCTGTAAATATTGGACAAAACTTGTTAGCCGAATGGCAAAACTCGGATAAACGGAATCAGGGCTATGGGCAAAACTATGGTGATGAGGCAACCTTTGTCGGGAACCGCAATCTTGTTGATGATAAAGACCAAATTGATTCACCGTCATCCTTTGAATCCTCCCTACCGCCACTTGCCAAAGGATTTTGCTCATGATATTCTCCCCATCGATTGCCAATGTCCTTAATTTCAAGGTAAATGTCCTCGACCGTCACTCTCAGGTCGTTTACGGCTCCTCACAGCAGGCGGACGTTTTCCTGTCTACGAAGCGGAACATGGGGTTTGGAGAGCAAAATGGAGACTTGTCCGCTGTCAACATTCCAATCAATTTTATAAACGATACCGATGTCGCCGACACAAATTCCATTAAAAATAGTTTAATTTAATGAAGAAACCTGATATGATGCCAAAAAGAAGCAGCCCAATTCAGTTGTGTGAATTGGGCTGCTTCTTTAGTGTGCTAACAAAGCGTTTTTACTCAAAGGCCAAATTCGTTCCCAGTTTCGGATTTCCGCCTCCTTCTATTCCCTATTCATCCGCCTCTTCTTCAGCAGCCCTGTTCTGTTGCTCAGGCAGTGTATCCCAGAAGCTGATGTCTGCTTTTTCAATCGATCCGTCGGCAATAGCGCTAACGGTTGCATCCAGCGTTTGGATCGTTTGTTTGATAAGATAGCCATTACTCTTTTGGCCGAGGGCATAGGATTCAATATAATGGTCGGACATCCCGCGCATCTCAAACAGCAGTGTTGAAATACCGTAGCGGACAGCAGCCCCATTGCGCCCGATCCGTTCCTCAGAGCCGCCGACATATTTACCGATATGTCCCCAGCCCTTGCTTTCAAGTTCGTTATAAACAATCGCCCCAAGCTTCTTTGATTTTTCAAGAACCTCTGGTTTCACATTGGCATTCGTCGGATAGAGGATCGAGCCGGAAACCAACTCCCCTTCCGTTTCACTCCTTGTGCCCTGGTGGTGCAAGTCAATCATATAATCAATTTTGTACTTCTGGAATACTTGTTCATGGAGCGCACGCACTTCAGGCTCCATGGCGGAAGTAGCTTTGGCATGTTCGCGGTTTAAATCGACATTATTGGCATTGTAGCGCGTCAAGTGGCGGTCGCCGTCCGCAAGATAATTATCCAAAGAGAAATTGACGTCGCCCATCGCGCCATCCGCGTTCAGCATTGGAATAATGAGAACGTTTACATTATTCAGCACGCCTTTTGTTTTGCCGGTCCCAAGATGCTTGATAAATTCCATGGCTCCTTCGGTAGTGAGCTGTTCATTGCCATGCTGCTGCGTCAGGAACAGGATGGTCGGATTAGCAGGGTTGGAAAGATACTTCGCCATGTAAATATCCCGGCCCTTCACCGTTTTGCCGATGACCTCAAGTTCCATTGCTGCCTGCTTTGTGTCCTGGGTTTTCAGGTACTCAACCATGCTTTCATATGTATGCAAAATCGATGTCTGGATTGAGCCATTCCCGGCACTCGGGCCATTACCCACCGCCCCAACCGGCAGACCAGCCGCGGTAATTCCGCCAAATGCCATCAGCCCTGTTAGTGAGTACGCAAGAACTTTCTTCTTAATCTTCATAAAATCCCTCCAGAAACTATTTAGTTGTCCGAAATATCAGACAATATAAGTTTACTCGTTTTAAGGAGGAACTTTAATAGACTAGAAAGACTAATTATTAGACAATTATTTACGGTCAAAATAGGAGAAAGAGTTCAGTAGCATTGGCAAAAACTACATACAAAAGAAGGAGTTTAAGAGGCATCTGTTTAGGGTATAAACAAAGCTTTAAATAGCATTAATAAGAAATTCCCCTAAATTCACAAAAACGCTCAATTAATTATATATAATGAAGAAAAAGCGATTAGATCGGAGGTTCGGTATGAAGGGCAATAACAAGCTGGCACTGATCGTTTCTTACATTGTATTAGTCGGTTTCCCGTTTTTCTTCCTGGTCGTCTCGATGTTTACTGGGCAATGGGGGTATTTTGCATGGAGCATCCCGCCCTCCTTGGCAGCCGGACTGACTGGATTAATGTTCACTCTGAACCAAAATAATGCTAAAGAACCTTCAAAACACAAACAAGCATAGAGCGATGGCCTCTATGCTTGTTTTTCTCCGTTAATACCGAGCAGCCGGCCGACATTTACCTTAGCCACTTATCTAAAACTTAACACAAACCGGATTCGGCACATAAATATCCTTTTGCAACACCGTCAACTTGCCTGTTTCAGTACTTCTTTCAAACAGGACGAGGTTGCTCGAATTCTGGTTGGAGGCAAGCAAATACTTCCCGGTCGGGTCCAGTGCAAAATCCCTTGGCCAATCGCCTTCAGTCGACACGTATTCAACCGCGCTCAATTTCCCTGTTACCTCATCCACTTCGAATACCGCGATGCTGTTATGGCCGCGGTTCCCCACATACACAAACCGGCCGTCCGCAGAAACATGAATCGCGCTTCCCTGGCTATCTCCCGCGAAACCATC is a genomic window containing:
- a CDS encoding Hsp20/alpha crystallin family protein — its product is MDIDKLKKWMDIAQKVQGGNFWGQIFDENFAKEHMNSNSFFTGFNDMGNGSEGAFPQVDIYESEDKIYVLAALPGIQREDVSLALQGDRLVIRGKITSPFIGYKEVQKEMKFGEFERVIALPRSAKENRVEALFQNGVLTIVYEVHGSPEKKIPIK
- a CDS encoding DUF421 domain-containing protein, which produces MPVSLLIFRLFLSFVVLMAFTRLMGRKEISQMTFFNFVSAISIGTIGASLAIDPTISIRNGVIALSAWTLFTITIGLLDMKSKTARTIFEGKPVIVIKKGDVIEEELLKARLDMDALIALLRKKNVFSLAEVDYAIFETDGTLSVLKKEEKHPVTKSDMNMGKKSHAKFPIATAVVSDGQILQENLKNLNLDKEWLNQQIQSAGSRPEDVFYAEVQKDGTLYIDYKDDSPQQIH
- a CDS encoding M14 family zinc carboxypeptidase; its protein translation is MKIKKKVLAYSLTGLMAFGGITAAGLPVGAVGNGPSAGNGSIQTSILHTYESMVEYLKTQDTKQAAMELEVIGKTVKGRDIYMAKYLSNPANPTILFLTQQHGNEQLTTEGAMEFIKHLGTGKTKGVLNNVNVLIIPMLNADGAMGDVNFSLDNYLADGDRHLTRYNANNVDLNREHAKATSAMEPEVRALHEQVFQKYKIDYMIDLHHQGTRSETEGELVSGSILYPTNANVKPEVLEKSKKLGAIVYNELESKGWGHIGKYVGGSEERIGRNGAAVRYGISTLLFEMRGMSDHYIESYALGQKSNGYLIKQTIQTLDATVSAIADGSIEKADISFWDTLPEQQNRAAEEEADE